The following are encoded together in the Natator depressus isolate rNatDep1 chromosome 10, rNatDep2.hap1, whole genome shotgun sequence genome:
- the VASN gene encoding vasorin, translating into MDHLILWTLLLLPPAARVQGCPSGCQCNQPQVVFCTARRSHAVPSGLPPDTAYLYAFENGITSLHDDSFRGLPALQQLDLSQNKISSLQRNVFQPLTNLVNLDLSSNQLREITNETFHGLRLLERLYLDRNRIQHIHPAALDTLENLLELKLQNNQLHSVPPLNLPKLLLLDISRNGIATIEAGAFHMVNIESLKIAGLGLSSLDEALFQNLNNLHELDVSDNALGRVPEVLRRLRGLTRLSLAGNAQIAQLQAEDFGELPNLQELDISNLNLNTIPQDFFSVFPRLRAITAAENPFNCLCQLSWFGRWLHTSHVMLRRSEETRCHFPPKNAAKLLQNLEYSDFGCPATPTPTPTLRTTSPQPAVLLTSSGHSALEPSLAAPTREPAPRQDSSTRAPHTAAQGPTSPEMQICPPRTCLNGGTCQLDAHNHLECQCPDGFSGLYCEAEIQRTTLPPITQAPTQSKQISIKQVSSTSLTVDLKNYQQAKDQLKGIRLTYRNLSGPDKRPVTLSLPTSLSEYTVRALRPNSTYRLCTGPLGEKPSEGEFCIEAHTAVQGTHQQHLPVTQSKDSNLTLMIVPALAAVLLLVIAVTAVTYYLRHRRAKAHADARVDSSPLELEGVKTCLENRDLATHSQKLPENMAVPNGLECEVPLMHQRYPSNNNTPAVKPSYF; encoded by the coding sequence ATGGACCACCTGATCCTGTGGACGCTGCTGcttctgccccctgcagcccgggtTCAGGGCTGTCCCTCAGGCTGCCAGTGCAACCAGCCACaggttgtgttctgcacggcccGGAGGAGCCACGCCGTCCCGAGCGGCCTGCCACCGGACACGGCCTACCTATACGCCTTCGAGAACGGCATCACCTCGCTCCATGACGACAGCTTCCGGGGCCTCCCGGCACTGCAGCAGCTGGACCTCTCCCAGAACAAGATTTCCAGCCTCCAAAGGAATGTCTTCCAGCCCCTCACCAACCTTGTCAACTTGGATCTGTCGTCCAACCAGCTGCGCGAGATCACCAACGAAACCTTCCACGGGCTGCGCCTGCTGGAGCGCCTCTACCTGGACCGGAACCGAATCCAGCACATCCACCCAGCCGCCTTGGACACACTGGAGAACCTGCTGGAGCTGAAGCTCCAGAACAACCAGCTGCATTCGGTTCCTCCGCTGAACCTTCCCAAGCTCTTGCTGCTGGACATAAGCCGCAACGGCATTGCCACCATCGAAGCTGGTGCCTTTCACATGGTGAACATAGAGTCTCTCAAGAtcgcggggctggggctgagcagcTTGGATGAGGCGCTTTTTCAGAACTTGAACAACCTCCACGAGCTGGACGTCTCAGACAACGCGCTGGGCAGAGTCCCGGAGGTGCTCCGGCGGCTCCGGGGCCTCACCAGGCTCAGCCTGGCTGGGAATGCCCAAATCGCTCAGCTGCAGGCAGAGGATTTTGGGGAGCTGCCCAACCTCCAAGAGCTGGACATCAGCAACCTCAACCTCAACACCATCCCCCAGGACTTCTTCAGTGTCTTCCCCAGGCTCCGGGCCATCACCGCGGCCGAGAATCCATTCAACTGCCTCTGCCAGCTGAGCTGGTTTGGGCGCTGGCTGCACACCAGCCATGTCATGCTCAGGAGGTCTGAGGAGACAAGGTGCCACTTCCCCCCCAAGAACGCTGCTAagctcctccagaacctggaatacTCAGACTTCGGCTgtcctgccacccccacccctacccccaccctgagAACCACCTCCCCGCAGCCGGCCGTGCTCCTCACCAGCAGCGGGCACTCTGCGCTGGAGCCCAGCCTCGCTGCTCCCACTCGGGAGCCCGCGCCCCGGCAGGACAGCTCTACTCGTGCGCCACACACAGCTGCGCAGGGGCCGACTAGCCCCGAGATGCAGATCTGCCCTCCCCGGACGTGCTTAAACGGGGGCACCTGCCAGCTAGACGCGCACAACCACCTGGAGTGCCAGTGCCCCGACGGCTTCTCGGGCTTGTACTGCGAGGCCGAGATCCAGAGAACAACCCTGCCCCCCATCACCCAGGCGCCCACGCAGAGCAAGCAAATCAGCATTAAGCAGGTCAGCAGCACCTCACTGACAGTGGACTTAAAAAATTATCAACAGGCCAAAGACCAGCTGAAGGGCATCCGCCTGACCTACCGCAACCTGTCTGGGCCCGACAAGCGGCCGGTCACGCTCAGCCTGCCGACGTCACTCTCCGAATACACCGTGCGCGCACTGAGACCGAACTCCACCTACCGCCTCTGCACCGGGCCGCTGGGGGAAAAGCCCTCTGAAGGGGAGTTCTGCATCGAGGCCCACACTGCTGTGCAGGGGACTCACCAGCAGCACCTGCCTGTCACCCAGAGCAAAGACAGCAACCTGACGCTCATGATCGTGCCCGCGCTggctgctgtgctgctgctggtgattGCTGTGACAGCAGTCACGTACTATCTCCGGCACCGACGGGCTAAGGCACATGCCGATGCCAGGGTGGATTCCAGCCCCCTGGAGCTGGAAGGGGTGAAAACATGTCTGGAAAACAGAGACTTAGCGACCCACAGTCAAAAGCTGCCAGAGAACATGGCGGTGCCAAATGGCTTGGAATGCGAGGTCCCCCTGATGCACCAACGCTACCCCAGTAACAACAACACCCCAGCGGTCAAGCCGTCCTATTTCTAG